One part of the Streptomyces lienomycini genome encodes these proteins:
- a CDS encoding histidine phosphatase family protein, which produces MRLLLIRHGQTPSNLKHLLDTAEPGPGLTALGQEQAAALPAALESEKIDALYASTLVRTQLTAAPLAAATGLEVRIRAGIRELTAGDLEMRGDDEAAHTYLHTAFAWSAGDVRLRMPGGENGEEALGRFDAVVAEAHGSGAQTVAMISHGAAIRMWVAARADNVDVAHAAQHALANTGIVVLTGSPEGGWRTLLWEGESLGPVPGTPGPDDPTGAAIPTP; this is translated from the coding sequence ATGCGTCTCCTGCTCATCCGGCACGGCCAGACTCCGTCCAACCTCAAGCACCTCCTGGACACGGCGGAGCCCGGCCCCGGACTGACCGCCCTCGGCCAGGAGCAGGCAGCGGCCCTGCCCGCCGCACTGGAGTCGGAGAAGATCGACGCGCTGTACGCGTCGACGCTCGTACGCACCCAGCTGACCGCCGCACCGTTGGCCGCCGCGACCGGGCTGGAGGTCCGGATCCGGGCCGGGATCCGGGAGCTGACCGCGGGCGATCTGGAGATGCGCGGCGACGACGAGGCGGCCCACACCTACCTGCACACCGCTTTCGCCTGGTCCGCAGGGGACGTGCGGCTCCGCATGCCCGGGGGTGAGAACGGCGAGGAGGCACTCGGGCGGTTCGACGCCGTTGTCGCCGAGGCGCACGGCAGCGGTGCGCAGACGGTGGCGATGATCAGCCACGGTGCCGCGATCCGCATGTGGGTGGCGGCGCGGGCCGACAATGTGGACGTCGCCCATGCCGCGCAGCACGCCCTGGCGAACACCGGGATCGTCGTCCTCACGGGTTCGCCCGAGGGGGGATGGCGAACACTGCTGTGGGAGGGCGAATCCCTGGGACCCGTGCCCGGCACTCCGGGACCGGACGACCCCACCGGCGCCGCCATCCCCACGCCCTGA
- a CDS encoding MarR family winged helix-turn-helix transcriptional regulator, translating into MDEDALAEELRHSLGELVRAVRTVDTMPPGEAAVLGFLDRGGPLTTADVARLRGVTHQSAAKSVKDLTAEGLVRGEQHPEDGRKLLLHLTDAGRARLQRERTGRAGVLGAAIRETFDAEEKRRLSESVTLLARLTARLTRG; encoded by the coding sequence ATGGACGAAGACGCGCTGGCCGAGGAACTGCGGCACTCGCTCGGTGAGCTGGTCCGGGCGGTACGAACGGTGGACACCATGCCTCCCGGCGAGGCCGCCGTCCTCGGATTCCTCGACCGCGGCGGCCCGCTGACCACGGCCGACGTCGCCCGCCTGCGCGGGGTCACCCACCAGTCGGCGGCCAAGTCGGTCAAGGACCTCACCGCGGAGGGCCTGGTCCGCGGTGAACAGCACCCCGAGGACGGCCGCAAACTCCTGCTGCACCTCACCGACGCCGGTCGCGCCCGCCTCCAGCGCGAACGCACCGGCCGCGCGGGCGTGCTCGGCGCGGCCATCCGCGAGACCTTCGACGCCGAGGAGAAGCGGCGGCTGAGCGAGTCCGTCACCCTGCTGGCCCGCCTGACGGCACGCCTCACCCGGGGCTGA
- a CDS encoding MBL fold metallo-hydrolase, whose protein sequence is MELTKFGHACVRLEKDGRRLVIDPGGLSDPGALEGADAVLVTHEHFDHFSEEVLRRAAAASPGLRIWTNSSVAKRLDGLGTRVAAVGDGDDFTVAGFDVRVHGTWHAVIHPDVPRISNIGFQVDGTLFHPGDALTVPDGPVGTLLLPVHAPWSTVGNLIDYVREVAPHDAYAVHDGALNDVGTAMVEGFLGERGPGVPARYHRLAPGTSVRIG, encoded by the coding sequence ATGGAACTCACCAAGTTCGGTCATGCGTGTGTGCGGCTGGAGAAGGACGGGCGTCGCCTGGTCATCGACCCCGGCGGTCTGAGCGATCCGGGGGCGCTGGAGGGCGCCGACGCCGTACTCGTCACGCACGAGCACTTCGACCACTTCTCGGAGGAGGTGCTGCGCCGGGCGGCCGCGGCGAGCCCGGGTCTTCGGATCTGGACCAACTCCTCGGTCGCGAAGCGACTGGACGGTCTCGGGACACGGGTCGCCGCCGTCGGGGACGGGGACGACTTCACCGTCGCGGGCTTCGACGTCCGGGTCCACGGGACCTGGCACGCGGTCATCCACCCGGACGTCCCGCGCATCTCCAACATCGGATTCCAGGTGGACGGAACCCTCTTCCACCCCGGCGACGCCCTGACCGTCCCCGACGGCCCGGTCGGCACACTGCTGCTGCCCGTACACGCCCCCTGGTCCACCGTCGGAAACCTGATCGACTACGTGCGCGAGGTCGCCCCCCACGACGCCTACGCCGTGCACGACGGCGCCCTCAACGACGTCGGCACCGCGATGGTCGAGGGCTTCCTCGGTGAGCGGGGCCCCGGGGTTCCGGCCCGCTACCACCGGCTGGCCCCGGGCACGAGCGTCCGGATCGGCTGA
- the rox gene encoding rifampin monooxygenase, which translates to MDSSQPIAEPSSQDTAEHHALAGDTPRRSQGPAADRTPAFDVIVAGCGPTGATLAAELRLHGVRVLVLEKDTEPASFVRIVALHMRSLELMAMRGLLDRLREHGRQRPAGGLFAAIAAPVPQGLDSAHAYLLGIQQPVVVRLLEEHAAQLGARIRRGCAVAGLEQDDEGVTVELADGERLRTRYLVGCDGGHSTVRELLGVGFPGEPARTETLMGEMHVGVEHEEIAAKLAEVGAAARRIQLRPFGAGAYRVVVPAAGVGDRAEPPTLDDFRKQLRALAGTDFGVHSPRWLSRFGDATRLAERYRVGRVLLAGDAAHIHPPTGGQGLNLGVQDAFNLGWKLAARIRGWAPESLLDTYHAERHPVAEDVLDNTRAQMELHSTEPGPRAVRRLLTELMDLNEVNRRLTEKITAIGIRYDFGEGPDLLGRRLPDIDLAQGRLYGLLHRGRGLLLDRTAHLTVGGWAGRVDHLADPTAALDVPCVLLRPDGHVAWIGDDQSDLDDHLSRWFGEPAD; encoded by the coding sequence ATGGACTCCTCGCAGCCCATCGCCGAGCCGTCGTCGCAGGACACGGCCGAGCACCACGCCCTCGCGGGCGACACCCCCCGACGGTCGCAGGGCCCCGCCGCCGACCGCACACCCGCCTTCGACGTGATCGTCGCCGGGTGCGGACCCACCGGCGCGACGCTGGCCGCCGAACTGCGGCTGCACGGTGTGCGGGTACTCGTCCTGGAGAAGGACACCGAGCCCGCGTCCTTCGTCCGCATCGTCGCCCTGCACATGCGCAGCCTCGAACTGATGGCGATGCGCGGACTGCTGGACCGCCTGCGCGAACACGGAAGGCAGCGCCCCGCGGGTGGGCTCTTCGCCGCCATCGCCGCACCCGTTCCCCAGGGCCTGGACTCCGCGCACGCCTACCTGCTGGGCATCCAGCAGCCGGTCGTCGTCCGCCTGCTGGAAGAACACGCGGCCCAACTGGGCGCGCGGATCCGGCGTGGTTGCGCCGTGGCCGGTCTCGAACAGGACGACGAGGGGGTGACCGTCGAGCTGGCCGACGGCGAACGGCTGCGTACGCGCTACCTCGTCGGCTGCGACGGCGGACACAGCACGGTGCGCGAACTGCTCGGCGTCGGCTTCCCCGGCGAACCCGCGCGCACCGAGACGCTGATGGGCGAGATGCACGTGGGCGTGGAGCACGAGGAGATCGCCGCCAAGCTGGCCGAAGTCGGCGCGGCCGCCAGGAGAATCCAACTCAGGCCCTTCGGCGCGGGGGCGTACCGCGTCGTGGTCCCCGCCGCCGGAGTCGGTGACCGCGCGGAACCGCCCACCCTCGACGACTTCAGGAAACAACTGCGCGCCCTGGCCGGAACCGATTTCGGCGTGCACTCCCCACGCTGGCTGTCCCGCTTCGGGGACGCCACCCGGCTCGCGGAACGGTACCGGGTCGGACGGGTGCTGTTGGCCGGCGACGCGGCACACATCCATCCGCCCACCGGCGGACAGGGCCTCAACCTGGGTGTCCAGGACGCGTTCAACCTCGGCTGGAAGCTGGCCGCGCGGATCCGCGGCTGGGCGCCGGAATCCCTGCTGGACACCTACCATGCCGAACGCCATCCGGTCGCCGAGGACGTACTGGACAACACCCGCGCCCAGATGGAACTGCACTCGACCGAGCCGGGCCCCCGAGCCGTGCGCAGACTGCTCACCGAACTGATGGACCTCAACGAGGTGAACCGCCGCCTCACGGAGAAGATCACCGCGATCGGCATCCGGTACGACTTCGGCGAAGGCCCCGACCTGCTCGGCCGCCGCCTGCCCGACATCGACCTGGCACAGGGCCGCCTGTACGGACTGCTGCACCGCGGCCGCGGCCTGCTCCTCGACCGCACCGCACACCTGACCGTGGGCGGCTGGGCGGGCCGGGTCGACCACCTCGCGGACCCCACCGCGGCACTGGACGTTCCCTGCGTCCTGCTGCGCCCCGACGGCCACGTCGCCTGGATCGGCGACGACCAGAGCGACCTTGACGACCACCTCTCCCGCTGGTTCGGCGAACCCGCCGACTGA
- a CDS encoding ArsR/SmtB family transcription factor, with the protein MPSWEIPSDQLPPVGHVQKLLRALADPVRLEMVRRLTVLSPAEAACSDLYEGLSKSTATHHFKILVEAGILHPVMVGTSRGHRLRGADLEDSVPGLLESLTDALEREGRSG; encoded by the coding sequence ATGCCGTCCTGGGAGATCCCGTCGGACCAGTTGCCGCCCGTCGGCCACGTCCAGAAGCTGCTGCGTGCCCTCGCCGACCCCGTACGCCTGGAGATGGTCCGACGTCTGACGGTGCTCTCCCCCGCCGAAGCGGCCTGCTCGGACCTGTACGAGGGCCTGAGCAAGTCCACCGCGACCCACCATTTCAAGATCCTCGTGGAGGCGGGCATCCTCCATCCGGTCATGGTCGGCACCTCTCGCGGCCACCGGCTGCGCGGCGCCGACCTGGAGGATTCGGTGCCGGGCCTGCTGGAGTCGCTGACGGACGCCCTGGAGCGGGAAGGGCGCTCCGGCTGA
- a CDS encoding MFS transporter, whose protein sequence is MRSPLSARRPQPWSYATLLALLILGQATSAIPSPLYSLYAEKWDYPPFLTTVVFAAYGAVAVIAILVSGPLSDRYGRRPVLLVAVLLLLAGLAVFTFAAGPGYLVVARMLNGLGIGAIVVVGGAALLDVSPERAARSGTFTAIAFNVGIAVAALGTATLAQTGFHPLLVPYLADGLVAVALLVLLAVMREPHPSVGAAPLGIPRPQVPKEIRQRFTFAVIGAGAAWAVLGVCFSLEPAIASRAAHIDGPLFGGVIIAAVTLTAAVAQVIGGRYPARTVALVGDTALAALMLAGVAGFATGNAVVITVTVALQGGAYGLAFGGSLRHLTAHIPAERRGAVMSAFYLLAYGALITPTLLVGLGATVWSDTAIFPVFSVLAALLCLTAVVVERRQGRREAHGGATLSSGPEARAVSRTD, encoded by the coding sequence GTGCGGTCCCCTCTCTCTGCCCGCCGTCCACAGCCATGGAGCTACGCCACACTCCTCGCCCTCCTCATTCTGGGGCAGGCGACCTCCGCCATTCCGTCTCCGCTCTACTCCCTGTACGCCGAGAAGTGGGACTACCCGCCCTTCCTGACCACGGTCGTCTTCGCCGCGTACGGGGCCGTGGCGGTGATCGCGATCCTCGTCTCCGGGCCCCTGTCGGACCGTTACGGCCGTCGGCCCGTGCTCCTCGTCGCCGTCCTGCTGCTCCTGGCCGGGCTCGCCGTCTTCACCTTCGCCGCGGGGCCGGGTTACCTCGTCGTGGCACGGATGCTCAACGGACTGGGGATCGGCGCCATCGTCGTCGTGGGCGGGGCCGCCCTGCTGGACGTGAGCCCGGAGCGGGCCGCGCGGAGCGGCACGTTCACCGCCATCGCGTTCAACGTGGGCATCGCCGTAGCCGCGCTGGGCACCGCGACCCTGGCCCAGACCGGATTCCACCCCCTTCTCGTGCCCTACCTCGCCGACGGACTCGTCGCCGTCGCCCTGCTCGTCCTCCTCGCGGTGATGCGGGAGCCGCACCCGTCGGTCGGTGCCGCGCCCCTGGGCATCCCGCGTCCGCAGGTCCCCAAGGAGATCCGCCAACGCTTCACCTTCGCCGTGATCGGAGCCGGTGCCGCCTGGGCCGTGCTCGGCGTCTGCTTCTCGCTGGAGCCCGCGATCGCCTCCCGTGCCGCGCACATCGACGGACCGCTCTTCGGCGGCGTGATCATCGCCGCCGTCACCCTCACCGCGGCCGTCGCGCAGGTGATCGGCGGCCGCTACCCCGCACGCACGGTCGCGCTCGTCGGCGACACGGCCCTCGCCGCCCTCATGCTGGCCGGCGTGGCGGGCTTCGCCACCGGCAACGCCGTCGTCATCACCGTCACCGTCGCCCTCCAGGGCGGCGCGTACGGACTCGCCTTCGGCGGCTCGCTGCGCCACCTGACCGCGCACATCCCCGCCGAGCGCCGCGGAGCCGTCATGTCCGCGTTCTACCTGCTCGCCTACGGCGCGCTCATCACGCCGACCCTGCTCGTCGGCCTCGGCGCGACCGTGTGGAGCGACACCGCGATCTTCCCCGTTTTCTCCGTCCTCGCGGCGCTTCTCTGCCTGACCGCCGTGGTCGTCGAACGGCGGCAGGGACGTCGGGAAGCGCACGGCGGGGCGACGCTGTCGTCGGGCCCGGAGGCGCGAGCGGTGAGCCGCACCGACTGA